One window of the Serinus canaria isolate serCan28SL12 chromosome 9, serCan2020, whole genome shotgun sequence genome contains the following:
- the SSR3 gene encoding translocon-associated protein subunit gamma, whose amino-acid sequence MAPKGGPGGRQQSEEDLLLQDFSRNLSAKSSALFFGNAFIVSAIPIWLYWRIWHMDLVQSAVLYSVMTLISTYLVAFAYKNVKFVLKHKVAQKREDAVSKEVTRKLSEADNRKMSRKEKDERILWKKNEVADYEATTFSIFYNNTLFLVLVIIASFFVLKNFNPTVNYILSISASSGLIALLSTGSK is encoded by the exons ATGGCTCCCAAGGGCGGCCCCGGCGGCCGGCAGCAGTCCGAGGaggatctgctgctgcaggacttcAGCCGCAACCTCTCGGCCAAGTCCTCCGCGCTCTTCTTCGGCAACGCCTTCATCGTCTCCGCCATCCCTATCT GGCTTTATTGGAGAATATGGCATATGGATCTTGTTCAGTCTGCAGTCCTGTACAGCGTCATGACCCTCATCAGTACTTATCTCGTGGCTTTTGCATATAAAAATGTCAAGTTTGTCCTCAAACACAA AGTAGCCCAGAAAAGAGAAGATGCTGTTTCCAAGGAGGTGACTCGCAAGCTGTCCGAGGCGGACAACAGGAAGATGTCCCGCAAGGAGAAGGATGAAAG GattctgtggaagaaaaatgaagttgcAGACTATGAAGCAACAACTTTCTCCATTTTCTACAACAACACCCTCTTTCTGGTCCTGGTTATCATCGCTTCCTTTTTTGTGCTGAAGAACTTCAACCCCACTGT AAACTACATCCTTTCTATCAGTGCTTCCTCAGGACTGATTGCTCTGCTGTCCACAGGATCCAAGTAG
- the TIPARP gene encoding protein mono-ADP-ribosyltransferase TIPARP: protein MDAEPQPACVVPQAPCPAMKCSPPEDFSPQVRLAEKIPPVKPCFKKKQQVQKRLDSQTLRALRPIFTSLLGAGALDRVFVPRGQRGGHGDLCEPAVKKTLDLGTSCPQTENNVTMLMPAAPDVQGQLPGARPSPGHPEQDVQSGEQGFSPETPGTAADNGNESFQDHPLHPSAGDGAACPLFPDKVLESYTSGLLQENSCPMQYNLTPSNKFSAGIFQDKSEEASLDLVFELLNQLQYHTHQEDGIEICVDFLQGTCVYGSDCPKHHTVLPYHWQVRRTATQRWQSVTNDSQEHLERLYCNPDNDKIKVKYRGQECWVDLNLMKFYESAEFDQMRRLSTASCPSSSSNCYTVWKYFCRDHFGWREYSEPVVRLIEEASCRGLREVRFITWHNQYILNIKDGFQQNSCFRREIKRRPLLRSCLLLMPFLQTLGGSSAVPSPCSDPAAAHDLSPAAVTSPSFYPETWIGMDPAQDFIQVPVLKEDKSYRTIYNLFHKTVPETKYKILKILRVQNQFLWEKYKRKKEYMSKKMSGLDRIMNERHLFHGTSQDVVDGICKHNFDPRVCGKHATMFGQGSYFARKASYSHNFSKRSPKGVHFMFLAKVLTGRYTVGNHTMRRPPPVEPGSITSDLYDSCVDNYFEPQIFVIFNDDQSYPYFIIQYEEVSSTVSI, encoded by the exons ATGGACGCCGAGCCGCAGCCGGCGTGCGTGGTGCCCCAGGCTCCCTGCCCAGCAATGAAGTGCTCTCCTCCAGAGGACTTTTCTCCCCAGGTGAGGCTGGCTGAAAAGATCCCCCCGGTGAAGCCTTGCTTCAAGAAGAAGCAGCAAGTGCAGAAGAGACTGGACTCACAAACTCTGCGTGCTCTGCGGCCCATCTTCAccagcctgctgggagctggggccTTGGACAGAGTCTTTGTGCCCCGCGGCCAGCGTGGTGGCCATGGTGATTTATGTGAACCTGCTGTGAAAAAGACTCTGGACCTCGGTACCTCTTGCCCCCAGACAGAAAATAATGTGACTATGctgatgccagcagctccagatgTGCAGGGTCAACTGCCAGGAGCTCGTCCTTCCCCCGGGCATCCTGAGCAGGACGTGCAGTCAGGGGAGCAAGGTTTCTCCCCAGAAACTCCTGGAACTGCTGCTGATAATGGTAATGAATCATTCCAGGATCATCCTTTGCACCCAAGTGCTGGTGATGGTGCAGCTTGTCCTTTGTTCCCTGACAAGGTTCTGGAAAGCTACACATCTGGCTTACTCCAGGAGAACAGCTGTCCAATGCAATACAACTTGACCCCAAGCAATAAATTCAGTGCTGGGATATTCCAGGACAAAAGTGAAGAAGCTTCCCTTGACCTGGTGTTTGAGCTCTTGAACCAGCTGCAGTATCACACCCACCAGGAGGACGGGATTGAAATCTGTGTGGATTTTCTCCAGGGCACTTGTGTTTATGGCAGTGATTGTCCCAAGCATCACACAGTGTTACCCTATCACTGGCAGGTGAGGAGGACAGCAACCCAGAGGTGGCAAAGTGTGACCAACGATTCCCAGGAGCACCTGGAGAGGCTTTACTGCAACCCTGACAATGACAAGATCAAAGTCAAGTATCG GGGCCAGGAGTGCTGGGTGGATCTGAACCTTATGAAGTTTTATGAAAGTGCAGAGTTCGACCAAATGCGGCGCCTGTCCAcagcctcctgccccagctccagctccaacTGCTACACGGTGTGGAAGTACTTCTGCAGGGACCACTTTGGCTGGAGAGAGTACTCTGAG CCCGTGGTGAGGCTGATTGAGGAGGCGAGCTGCCGCGGGCTGCGCGAGGTGCGCTTCATCACCTGGCACAACCAGTACATCCTCAACATCAAGGATGGCTTCCAGCAGAACTCCTGCTTCCGCAGGGAGATCAAGAGGAGGCCCCTGCTGcgctcctgcctgctgctcatgCCCTTCCTGCA GACCCTGGGTGGCAGCTCTGCCGTGCCCTCGCCGTGCTCCGACCCTGCTGCCGCGCACGACTtgtccccagctgctgtcacaTCTCCCAGCTTCTACCCCGAGACCTGGATTGGAATGGATCCAGCTCAGGACTTCATCCAAGTGCCTGTTCTGAAGGAAGACAAAAGCTACAGAACCATTTACAACCTGTTCCACAAGACTGTGCCAGAGACCAAATACAAGATTTTGAAAATCCTGCGAGTGCAAAACCAGTTCCTTTGGGAGAAGTATAAAAG GAAAAAGGAGTACATGTCCAAGAAGATGTCAGGGCTGGACAGGATCATGAACGAGCGGCACCTGTTCCACGGCACGTCCCAGGACGTGGTGGACGGGATCTGCAAGCACAACTTCGACCCGCGCGTGTGCGGCAAGCACGCCACCATGTTCGGCCAGGGCAGCTACTTTGCCAGGAAGGCCAGCTACTCCCACAACTTCTCCAAGCGCTCCCCCAAGGGCGTGCACTTCATGTTCCTGGCCAAGGTGCTCACGGGCAGGTACACGGTGGGCAACCACACCATGAGGAGGCCGCCGCCCGTGGAGCCCGGCAGCATCACCAGCGACCTCTACGACTCCTGCGTGGACAATTACTTCGAGCCCCAGATCTTTGTCATCTTCAACGACGACCAGAGCTACCCCTACTTCATCATCCAGTATGAGGAGGTCAGCAGCACCGTCTCCATCTGA